A stretch of Imperialibacter roseus DNA encodes these proteins:
- a CDS encoding DUF3784 domain-containing protein — protein sequence MGQLVHLIIGTFLIGTGFLVKSYPMLIAGYNTMPEDKRKNVDVDGLSSMIRNHFITMGLVLVVGAYLFLWLGWKNVADSWPIVSIMCILPFTLIQAQRFDHNKTSPTKLLSIAAFVVIFTFGTFFFLHLSIQPPEFAIDGNQLQISGLFGTTVTIENANLNDAIGKIELKTNGFHMGEVYKGHFQVQGMGECLLFLQSTEGPFILIHDGGKETIVLNQASGDATRNRFDKLNKGM from the coding sequence ATGGGACAGCTGGTTCATTTGATCATTGGCACATTTCTTATCGGCACGGGATTTCTTGTTAAATCCTATCCTATGCTCATTGCAGGCTACAACACCATGCCGGAAGACAAGAGAAAAAATGTAGACGTTGACGGGCTCTCCTCGATGATACGCAATCATTTCATCACCATGGGACTAGTCCTTGTCGTTGGTGCTTACCTTTTTCTATGGCTGGGGTGGAAGAATGTAGCCGATTCATGGCCAATTGTCTCAATCATGTGCATACTACCATTTACACTCATTCAAGCACAACGATTCGACCACAACAAGACCTCCCCTACTAAGCTACTTTCTATCGCAGCATTTGTCGTCATCTTCACTTTTGGTACTTTTTTCTTTTTACATCTCTCCATCCAGCCCCCAGAGTTTGCTATTGATGGTAATCAGCTACAGATATCAGGTTTGTTTGGAACAACAGTCACCATTGAAAATGCAAACCTGAATGATGCAATTGGAAAGATCGAACTTAAAACCAACGGTTTTCATATGGGAGAAGTGTACAAGGGGCACTTTCAAGTGCAGGGAATGGGTGAGTGCCTCCTTTTTTTGCAATCAACAGAAGGGCCGTTTATTTTGATCCATGACGGTGGAAAAGAAACGATTGTTTTAAACCAAGCTTCCGGCGATGCCACGAGGAATCGGTTCGATAAGCTCAATAAAGGCATGTAG
- a CDS encoding TIGR04282 family arsenosugar biosynthesis glycosyltransferase translates to MTKEALIIFVKNAELGKVKTRLAKDIGDEKALEVYLELLQHTKDITADLVQDKYVFYSSFIPENDIFSNAGYILKQQKGDDLGERMSNAFEEVVGLGYERAAIIGSDCLELEALYIEKGFECLAFRDFIIGPARDGGYYLLGMKTFDSGIFKGIEWSTSSVYKKTTDYIESQNKDFHKLPPLSDVDTIDDLGRLKTLIIE, encoded by the coding sequence ATGACTAAAGAAGCTCTCATTATTTTTGTGAAAAATGCCGAGCTGGGCAAGGTAAAGACCCGCCTCGCAAAAGACATTGGTGATGAAAAAGCGCTTGAGGTTTATCTTGAGCTGTTACAGCACACTAAAGACATCACCGCTGATCTCGTGCAAGACAAATACGTTTTCTACTCCAGCTTCATTCCCGAAAACGATATTTTCTCTAACGCCGGATACATATTGAAACAGCAAAAGGGCGATGACCTTGGCGAGCGCATGTCCAATGCATTCGAAGAAGTGGTCGGGCTTGGCTATGAAAGGGCAGCCATCATTGGCAGCGATTGTCTGGAACTGGAAGCCCTCTATATCGAAAAGGGTTTTGAGTGTCTTGCTTTTCGTGATTTCATTATTGGCCCTGCCCGTGATGGAGGTTACTACTTGCTGGGAATGAAAACTTTTGACAGCGGTATCTTCAAGGGCATTGAGTGGAGCACCAGCTCGGTGTACAAAAAGACAACTGACTATATTGAAAGCCAGAACAAAGACTTCCACAAGCTCCCGCCTCTGAGCGATGTGGACACCATCGATGATTTGGGGAGGCTCAAAACACTAATAATAGAATGA